A window of the Thermococcus sp. genome harbors these coding sequences:
- the pyrH gene encoding UMP kinase has translation MRIVFDIGGSVLVPDDPDVDFIKAIAYELIKISEDHEVAVVVGGGKVAREYIKAAKEFTPNETFKDYIGIHITRANAMLLIAALGEKAYPFVIQDFRKAWEVIQLKKIPIMGGTHPGHTTDAVATLLAEYLQADLLVVVTNVDGVYDSDPRKNPNAKKLDRITPEQLVEIAMEAESKAGGSGVVDALAAKFIQRGRIRTYIVGKRDAYHLFDVVKGKHSGTIVEP, from the coding sequence ATGAGAATAGTCTTCGACATAGGTGGCTCTGTTCTCGTTCCAGATGATCCGGACGTCGATTTTATCAAGGCCATAGCGTACGAACTCATCAAGATAAGCGAGGACCACGAGGTGGCCGTTGTAGTCGGCGGCGGAAAGGTTGCAAGGGAATACATCAAAGCCGCAAAGGAGTTTACACCAAACGAGACATTCAAGGACTACATTGGAATTCACATAACAAGGGCAAACGCGATGCTCCTGATAGCGGCGCTCGGAGAAAAGGCATATCCCTTCGTAATCCAGGACTTCCGTAAGGCCTGGGAGGTCATACAGCTCAAGAAGATACCGATAATGGGCGGGACGCATCCTGGCCACACCACAGATGCCGTGGCAACCCTTCTGGCCGAGTACCTGCAGGCCGACCTTCTCGTGGTCGTCACCAACGTGGACGGCGTCTACGACTCCGACCCGCGGAAGAACCCGAATGCCAAAAAGCTCGACAGGATAACGCCGGAGCAACTCGTGGAGATAGCCATGGAGGCCGAGAGCAAAGCCGGTGGCAGTGGGGTCGTTGATGCTCTCGCTGCTAAGTTCATCCAGCGCGGGCGGATAAGAACCTACATAGTCGGCAAGCGTGATGCGTACCATCTCTTTGACGTCGTGAAAGGGAAGCACAGCGGAACGATCGTGGAGCCCTGA